A window of Streptomyces marispadix contains these coding sequences:
- the scy gene encoding polarized growth protein Scy, producing MRGYDRYEADDHLSQFEAEMERLKKEREKAVDHADDLGYQVEVLRAKLHEARRALATRPASYDNLSQQAESLLRNAQLQADQMRADAERELRDARMETQRLLQERAEQQSRLESELHAEAVRRRQQLDQELAERRSTVESHVNENVAWAEQLRARTEQQAQRLMEETRAESERALAQAREEAERHAEETRGRLNSEAEQARSEADAILRRARAEAERMLNSASTQAQEASEHAERLRTSSTSESESSRREAADLVRRAGERMQEAEAALREARNEAEQKLTKASEAAEKLLADAESDNEQRLRTAKNEVARMVADATKESEAVKAEAQQLRDEAKAEAEQLIEEAKAEARTRSAEESANQLAEAARTAEDELDKASEEARATTRKASEEAERIRREAEEEAERLRGEARQLVEELEGAAKDDTKEYREKAAEYQEEARRLRGEAEQLRAEAVEEGERIRSEARREAVQQIEDAANRAEELLVKAKADAEDTRSEAANESERVRTEAIERATTLRRQAEETLERANSEAEELRSTAEEQAGKTRADADEAGRRIREEAEQAAKDRKAEAAAELERLHAEAEAKLADAERELRDAHSESDRLREEARSETERLRAEAAERMRTLQQQAEEEAERLRSEAHADASQARAEGEALAVQLRSDAASEAERLRNEAQDTADRIRAEASAAAERTNAEAAEALEAAREEADRRRREAEELLAGAREEAHRERTDARRQSDELLATARQRVEDAQSEAARLVEEAERRAADMVSAAEETAQQVRDSVTGLHERAEEEIARRRAAAEKAAAELRQEAQEESEAAKAMAETTVSEALEEAERSRAESERVLDEAREEAARRRNDAAEQADRLLAEAREEARRTQTSAEEQADSMVGAARRESDRLVNEAREDSRQMVEKARNDSNTMLEEARSDAAAIRERTQEQRARVEREIEKLHERARRESSEAMQAAGERCDKLVKAAQEQLRDAEEKAARVVREADNEAGNVRVSAVKKAEGLLKDAEQRKAQLVREAEQIRDEARAEAERTVEAGQRELEVLERRQEDINAEISRVQDVLEALESFETPGPGSGPEGKTGKKGKADSGSTNGVTAGVGAGTTRSAGKESGS from the coding sequence GTGCGGGGCTACGACCGCTACGAGGCTGACGACCACCTCTCGCAGTTCGAGGCCGAGATGGAGCGGCTGAAGAAGGAGCGGGAGAAGGCCGTCGACCATGCCGACGACCTCGGCTATCAGGTCGAAGTGCTGCGCGCCAAGCTGCACGAGGCGCGCCGCGCTCTCGCCACGCGCCCGGCCAGCTACGACAACCTCTCCCAGCAGGCCGAATCGCTGCTGCGGAACGCGCAGCTACAGGCCGACCAGATGCGGGCGGACGCCGAGCGCGAGCTGCGCGACGCCCGCATGGAGACCCAACGCCTGCTCCAGGAGCGGGCGGAGCAGCAGTCCCGGCTGGAGTCGGAGCTGCACGCCGAGGCGGTGCGCCGCCGCCAGCAGCTCGACCAGGAGCTGGCCGAGCGCCGCTCCACCGTCGAGTCCCACGTCAACGAGAACGTCGCATGGGCGGAGCAGCTTCGCGCCCGTACGGAACAGCAGGCGCAGCGCCTCATGGAGGAGACGCGCGCCGAGTCCGAACGCGCCCTCGCACAGGCGCGTGAGGAAGCCGAGCGGCACGCGGAGGAGACCCGCGGAAGGCTCAACTCCGAGGCGGAGCAGGCCCGTTCGGAGGCCGACGCGATTCTGCGCCGTGCCCGCGCGGAGGCCGAGCGGATGCTCAACTCCGCCTCGACACAGGCCCAGGAGGCCAGTGAGCACGCGGAGCGGCTGCGTACCTCCTCCACTTCCGAGTCGGAGTCGTCCCGCCGTGAGGCCGCCGATCTGGTACGCCGGGCCGGCGAGCGCATGCAGGAGGCCGAGGCCGCGCTGCGCGAGGCCCGCAACGAGGCCGAGCAGAAGCTGACGAAGGCGTCCGAGGCGGCCGAAAAGCTGCTTGCGGACGCCGAGTCGGACAACGAGCAGCGCCTGCGTACCGCGAAGAACGAAGTGGCCCGCATGGTCGCGGACGCCACCAAGGAGTCGGAGGCCGTCAAGGCCGAGGCCCAGCAGCTCCGCGACGAGGCGAAGGCCGAGGCCGAGCAGCTCATCGAGGAGGCCAAGGCCGAGGCCCGTACCCGCTCGGCGGAGGAGTCGGCGAACCAGCTCGCGGAGGCCGCCCGTACCGCCGAGGACGAGCTGGACAAGGCGTCCGAGGAGGCCAGGGCCACCACGCGCAAGGCGTCCGAGGAGGCCGAACGCATCCGCCGTGAGGCCGAGGAGGAGGCCGAGCGGCTGCGCGGAGAGGCCCGGCAGCTCGTCGAGGAGCTGGAGGGCGCGGCCAAGGACGACACGAAGGAGTACCGCGAGAAGGCCGCCGAGTACCAGGAGGAAGCGCGGCGGCTGCGCGGAGAGGCCGAGCAACTGCGTGCGGAGGCGGTCGAGGAGGGCGAGCGCATCCGCAGCGAGGCACGCCGCGAGGCCGTGCAGCAGATCGAGGATGCCGCGAACCGCGCCGAGGAACTCCTCGTCAAGGCGAAGGCCGACGCGGAGGACACCCGCTCCGAGGCCGCCAACGAGAGCGAACGCGTACGCACCGAGGCCATCGAGCGCGCCACGACGCTGCGCCGCCAGGCCGAGGAGACCTTGGAGCGCGCCAACTCCGAGGCGGAGGAGCTGCGTTCGACCGCCGAGGAGCAGGCGGGGAAGACGCGGGCGGACGCCGACGAGGCGGGCAGGCGCATCCGCGAGGAGGCCGAGCAGGCCGCCAAGGACCGAAAGGCCGAGGCCGCCGCCGAGTTGGAGCGGCTGCACGCGGAGGCCGAGGCGAAGCTCGCGGACGCCGAGCGCGAACTCCGCGACGCGCACAGCGAATCGGACCGGCTGCGCGAGGAGGCCCGCTCGGAGACCGAGCGGCTGCGCGCGGAGGCCGCCGAGCGGATGCGCACCCTTCAGCAGCAGGCCGAGGAGGAGGCCGAACGGCTGCGCAGCGAGGCGCACGCGGACGCCTCCCAGGCGCGCGCCGAAGGCGAGGCGCTGGCCGTGCAGTTGCGCAGCGACGCCGCGTCCGAGGCCGAGCGGTTGCGCAACGAGGCGCAGGACACCGCCGACCGGATCAGGGCCGAGGCCAGCGCCGCGGCGGAACGTACGAACGCGGAGGCGGCCGAGGCGCTCGAAGCCGCACGCGAGGAGGCCGACCGGCGGCGGCGCGAGGCCGAGGAGTTGCTGGCCGGCGCCCGCGAAGAGGCCCACAGGGAACGCACGGACGCACGCCGCCAGAGCGACGAGCTGCTGGCCACGGCGCGGCAGCGGGTCGAGGACGCGCAGAGCGAGGCGGCACGTCTCGTCGAGGAGGCGGAGCGCCGCGCGGCCGACATGGTCAGCGCCGCGGAGGAGACCGCCCAGCAGGTACGCGACTCGGTCACCGGGCTCCACGAGCGCGCCGAGGAGGAGATCGCACGTCGGCGGGCCGCGGCGGAGAAGGCCGCCGCGGAGCTGCGGCAGGAGGCGCAGGAGGAGTCCGAGGCCGCCAAGGCCATGGCGGAGACGACCGTTTCGGAGGCCCTGGAGGAGGCGGAGCGCTCCCGCGCGGAGTCGGAGCGGGTGCTCGACGAGGCACGCGAGGAGGCCGCGCGGCGGCGCAACGACGCCGCGGAGCAGGCCGACCGGCTGCTCGCCGAGGCGCGCGAGGAGGCCCGCCGTACGCAGACGTCCGCGGAGGAGCAGGCCGACAGCATGGTGGGCGCAGCCCGGCGTGAGTCGGACCGTCTGGTCAACGAGGCCCGCGAGGACAGTCGTCAGATGGTGGAGAAGGCGCGCAACGACTCCAACACCATGCTGGAGGAGGCCCGCAGCGACGCCGCCGCCATCAGGGAACGTACGCAGGAACAGCGCGCCCGTGTGGAGCGCGAGATCGAGAAGCTGCACGAGCGGGCACGCAGGGAGTCCTCCGAGGCCATGCAGGCCGCCGGTGAGCGCTGCGACAAGCTCGTGAAGGCGGCGCAGGAACAACTGCGTGACGCCGAGGAGAAGGCCGCTCGCGTCGTGCGCGAGGCCGACAACGAAGCGGGCAACGTGCGCGTCTCCGCCGTGAAGAAGGCGGAGGGACTGCTCAAGGACGCAGAGCAGCGCAAGGCCCAACTCGTACGCGAGGCAGAGCAGATCCGGGACGAGGCCAGGGCAGAGGCGGAGCGGACCGTCGAGGCCGGGCAGCGTGAACTGGAGGTGCTGGAGCGCCGCCAGGAGGACATCAACGCCGAGATCTCGCGCGTGCAGGATGTACTGGAAGCACTGGAATCCTTCGAAACTCCCGGACCCGGCAGCGGGCCGGAGGGCAAAACCGGTAAGAAGGGCAAGGCCGACTCCGGGTCAACCAACGGCGTGACAGCGGGAGTTGGCGCAGGTACGACTCGGTCCGCCGGCAAGGAGTCCGGAAGTTAG
- a CDS encoding cellulose-binding protein: MSDTSSPFGFELVRRGYDRGQVDDRITKLVADRDSALARITSLEKRIEELHLETQNAQAQVNDAEPSYAGLGARVEKILRLAEEEAKDLRDEARRAAEQHRELAEGAAQQVRNDAEAFAAERKAKAEDEGASIVEKAKGEANALRTEAEKDAQSKREEADSLFEDTRAKAAQAAADFETNLAKRREQSERDLASRQAKAEKRLAEIEHRAEQLRLEAEKLRTDAERRARQTVETAQRQAEDIVADANAKADRVRSESERELAALTNRRDSINAQLTNVREMLATLTGAAVAAAGQGGEEGDVAADDEAAARGVPAQQSR, from the coding sequence ATGAGCGACACTTCCTCCCCCTTCGGCTTCGAGCTCGTGCGACGTGGCTACGACCGCGGGCAGGTGGACGACCGCATCACGAAGCTCGTCGCCGACCGTGACAGCGCACTGGCCCGAATCACCTCGCTGGAAAAGCGGATCGAGGAACTCCACCTTGAGACGCAGAACGCCCAGGCCCAGGTAAACGACGCCGAGCCGTCCTACGCCGGGCTGGGCGCGCGGGTCGAGAAGATCCTCCGCCTCGCCGAGGAGGAGGCCAAGGACCTGCGTGACGAGGCGCGCAGGGCCGCCGAGCAGCACCGCGAGCTGGCCGAGGGCGCCGCGCAGCAGGTGCGTAACGACGCGGAGGCGTTCGCCGCCGAGCGCAAGGCCAAGGCCGAGGACGAGGGCGCGAGCATCGTCGAGAAGGCCAAGGGCGAGGCCAACGCGCTGCGCACGGAGGCGGAGAAGGACGCCCAGTCCAAGCGCGAGGAGGCCGACTCCCTCTTCGAGGACACCCGCGCCAAGGCCGCCCAGGCCGCCGCGGACTTCGAGACCAACCTCGCCAAGCGGCGCGAGCAGTCCGAGCGCGACCTCGCCTCCCGTCAGGCGAAGGCGGAGAAGCGCCTCGCCGAGATCGAGCACCGCGCGGAGCAGCTTCGGCTGGAGGCCGAGAAGCTGCGTACGGACGCGGAGCGCCGTGCCCGTCAGACGGTGGAGACGGCCCAGCGTCAGGCCGAGGACATCGTGGCCGACGCCAATGCCAAGGCGGACCGCGTCCGCAGCGAGTCGGAGCGCGAGCTGGCGGCCCTCACCAACCGCCGCGACAGCATCAACGCCCAGCTCACCAACGTCCGCGAGATGCTGGCCACCCTCACGGGTGCGGCCGTCGCCGCGGCGGGCCAGGGCGGCGAGGAAGGCGACGTCGCGGCCGACGACGAGGCCGCTGCCCGGGGCGTTCCCGCGCAGCAGTCCCGCTGA
- a CDS encoding ABC transporter ATP-binding protein — MIELRGLTKRYGDKTAVDNLTFTVRPGMVTGFLGPNGAGKSTTMRMMLGLDSPTSGDVHIDGKRYDQLRDPLNHIGALLEAKAVHGGRSAYNHLLCMAQANNIPKKRINSVLDLVGLSDVAKKRPKGFSLGMGQRLGIAAALLGNPKILMFDEPVNGLDPEGIHWIRNLMKHLASEGRTVFVSSHLMSEMALTAEHLVVIGRGKLLADTSMADFIAKNSRTFVRVRTPQPERMRDVLTHHGVVPVFEQDGAMQVEGVEPARIGEMAAYYQVVLHELSPQKASLEEAFMRLTAESVEYHAQHQAAPGQAQQPSRGQDQGGKPKPVRRKR, encoded by the coding sequence ATGATTGAGCTGCGCGGGCTGACCAAGCGGTATGGGGACAAGACGGCCGTCGACAATCTCACGTTCACCGTGCGCCCCGGAATGGTCACCGGCTTCCTCGGCCCCAACGGCGCGGGCAAGTCCACGACGATGCGCATGATGCTCGGCCTGGACAGTCCCACCAGCGGCGACGTACACATCGACGGCAAGCGCTACGACCAGCTACGCGACCCGCTCAACCACATCGGGGCGCTGCTGGAGGCCAAGGCGGTGCACGGCGGGCGCAGCGCGTACAACCATCTGCTGTGCATGGCGCAGGCCAACAACATCCCCAAGAAGAGGATCAATTCGGTCCTCGACCTCGTCGGGCTCAGCGACGTCGCGAAGAAGCGCCCCAAGGGGTTCTCGCTCGGCATGGGCCAGCGGCTCGGCATCGCCGCGGCCCTGCTCGGCAACCCGAAGATCCTGATGTTCGACGAGCCCGTCAACGGCCTCGACCCCGAGGGCATCCACTGGATCCGCAATCTGATGAAGCATCTTGCCTCCGAGGGGCGCACCGTCTTCGTCTCGTCCCACCTGATGAGCGAAATGGCCCTGACAGCCGAGCACTTGGTGGTCATCGGGCGCGGCAAGCTGCTCGCGGACACGTCGATGGCGGACTTCATCGCCAAGAACTCGCGCACGTTCGTGAGGGTGCGCACGCCGCAGCCTGAGCGGATGAGGGACGTGCTCACCCACCACGGTGTCGTGCCCGTCTTCGAGCAGGACGGTGCGATGCAGGTCGAAGGCGTCGAGCCCGCCCGTATCGGCGAGATGGCGGCCTACTACCAGGTGGTGCTGCACGAACTGAGCCCGCAGAAGGCCTCGTTGGAGGAGGCGTTCATGCGGCTGACGGCGGAGTCCGTCGAGTACCACGCACAGCATCAGGCCGCCCCCGGGCAAGCGCAGCAGCCGTCCCGGGGCCAGGACCAGGGCGGCAAGCCCAAGCCCGTCAGGAGGAAGCGGTAG
- a CDS encoding acetyl-CoA C-acetyltransferase, whose protein sequence is MTGTSARTPVNSTSVIVSGARTPMGRLLGSLKSFSGADLGGIAIKAALERAGIGGDQVEYVIMGQVLQAGAGQIPARQAAVKAGIPMNVPALTVNKVCLSGLDAIALADQLVRAGEFDIVVAGGQESMTNAPHLLPKSREGYKYGAVEMLDSMAYDGLTDSFENIAMGASTEKHNTRLGIARPEQDEVAARSHQRAAAAQKNGLFEAEITPVEIPQRKGDPVVFSQDEGIRGETTAESLGRLKPAFAKDGTITAGSASQISDGAAAVVVMSRAKAEELGVEWLAEIGAHGNVAGPDNSLQSQPSRAIEHALAKDGSGLKAADLDLIEINEAFAAVAVQSTKDLGVSPEKVNVNGGAIALGHPIGMSGARIVLHLALELRRRGGGTGAAALCGGGGQGDALLVRVPGNADK, encoded by the coding sequence ATGACTGGTACGTCGGCTCGTACTCCCGTCAACAGCACCTCGGTTATCGTCTCCGGCGCCCGTACGCCCATGGGACGTCTGCTCGGCTCGCTGAAGTCCTTCTCCGGAGCGGACCTCGGCGGCATCGCCATCAAGGCCGCGCTGGAGCGGGCCGGCATCGGCGGCGACCAGGTCGAGTACGTGATCATGGGCCAGGTGCTCCAGGCCGGTGCCGGCCAGATTCCCGCCCGTCAGGCGGCGGTCAAGGCCGGCATCCCGATGAACGTCCCGGCCCTCACGGTCAACAAGGTCTGCCTCTCCGGGCTCGACGCGATCGCGCTGGCCGATCAGCTCGTGCGCGCGGGCGAGTTCGACATCGTGGTGGCGGGCGGACAGGAGTCGATGACCAACGCGCCGCATCTGCTGCCCAAGTCGCGTGAGGGCTACAAGTACGGCGCCGTGGAGATGCTGGACTCGATGGCCTACGACGGCCTGACCGACTCGTTCGAGAACATCGCCATGGGCGCGTCCACGGAGAAGCACAACACCCGCCTCGGCATCGCACGTCCCGAGCAGGACGAGGTCGCGGCACGCTCGCACCAGCGGGCCGCGGCCGCGCAGAAGAACGGCCTCTTCGAAGCGGAGATCACTCCGGTCGAGATCCCGCAGCGCAAGGGCGACCCGGTCGTCTTCAGCCAGGACGAGGGCATCCGGGGCGAGACGACCGCCGAGTCGCTGGGCAGGCTCAAGCCGGCCTTCGCCAAGGACGGGACCATCACGGCGGGTTCGGCCTCGCAGATCTCCGACGGTGCGGCGGCGGTCGTCGTGATGAGCCGCGCCAAGGCGGAGGAGCTGGGCGTCGAATGGCTCGCGGAGATCGGCGCTCACGGCAATGTCGCGGGCCCGGACAACTCCCTCCAGTCGCAGCCCTCCAGGGCCATCGAGCACGCCCTCGCGAAGGACGGCTCGGGGCTCAAGGCGGCGGACCTCGATCTCATCGAGATCAACGAGGCGTTCGCGGCCGTCGCCGTGCAGTCAACGAAGGATCTCGGCGTCAGCCCCGAAAAGGTGAACGTCAACGGCGGCGCCATCGCCCTCGGGCATCCGATCGGAATGTCCGGCGCGCGTATCGTCCTTCATCTCGCGCTGGAGCTGCGGCGCCGGGGCGGCGGCA
- the mce gene encoding methylmalonyl-CoA epimerase yields MLTRIDHIGIACFDLDKTVDFYRATYGFEVFHSEVNEEQGVREAMLRINGTDDGGASYIQLLEPVREDSTVAKWLERHGEGVHHIAFGTADVDADSEEIRGRGVRVLYDEPRRGSMDSRITFLHPKDCHGVLTELVTAAGSSTTPHTSQDSSATTSH; encoded by the coding sequence ATGCTGACGCGTATCGACCACATCGGGATCGCCTGTTTCGACCTGGACAAGACCGTCGACTTCTACCGTGCCACGTACGGCTTCGAGGTCTTCCACAGCGAGGTCAACGAGGAGCAGGGGGTCCGCGAGGCCATGCTCCGCATCAACGGCACGGACGACGGCGGCGCCTCCTACATCCAGCTCCTGGAGCCGGTCCGCGAGGACTCCACCGTCGCCAAGTGGCTTGAGCGGCACGGCGAGGGCGTGCACCACATCGCCTTCGGCACCGCGGACGTCGACGCCGACTCGGAGGAGATCCGCGGCCGCGGCGTACGCGTTCTCTACGACGAGCCGCGCAGGGGCTCCATGGACTCGCGCATCACCTTCCTCCACCCCAAGGACTGCCACGGAGTGCTCACGGAGTTGGTCACCGCGGCAGGGTCCTCCACCACCCCTCATACCTCGCAGGACTCATCGGCAACAACGAGCCACTGA